A part of Miscanthus floridulus cultivar M001 chromosome 6, ASM1932011v1, whole genome shotgun sequence genomic DNA contains:
- the LOC136461794 gene encoding E3 ubiquitin-protein ligase PRT6-like — translation MQEMLTFLIQLVKERRFCGLSTADNLRRELIYKLAIGDATHSQIVKSLPRDLSSSDQLQNVLDSLAAYSNPSGMKQGKYVLRKSCWKELDLYHPRWNSRELQIAEERYYRFCKISALNAQLPRWTHVFNPLRSISNIATSKAVLQIVRAVLFYAVYSDASSASRAPDNVLVTGLHLLWLALDICESERQIHAGQYGMDVVQHDDESWVVLSSAEEAFPILTYSTELVSPVSDKVKKESMLTLLVSLMHKYKEENDATFSGSKYCNIPSLIEILLKKFAKLSKECMVTLRQMAPHIVPSTPDHTSTKESLGSSSDSMEKKAKARQRQAEIMAKMRAEQSKFAESMKSSENEGHDVTMLETDVSSSTGVVSEESLPVCSLCRDSDSKSPLCYLILLQKSRLATFVEMGNPSWENPAQVNKTVSVKREDSTDSSVSGSSTSEELVNDTTVEPSFDIDNMEVDAFLDFSNEQHPLIRYISSFPTGHSNSTADENVSLEAIEADIYSSILNDLFGSSNAHIQDSDQMLPSNTSNITVDTKRTRSPKRSVLGTYVSCLSAKHRHSSLYDVASKSSASVTTRNRFGPVDCDGIHISSCGHAVHQECHDRYLFSLKQRYVRRLGFEGGHIVDPDLGELLCPVCRRFANSILPASPDFSGKTSRMVRPFVQTLTPQVVTTTSDVNRNCLQFPRALSLLESAGKIVGESKFLKAISGKLNETTNPALDPCIRRLAMLYYPRSHSSFSPSKRLNPSLFLWDTLRYSLVSTEIASRGRMSSHSAESKSCLESLRGELNSSSGFILSLLFHAAHSARNLNRLEVLLRFEGIQLLAGSICSCISGYKDILNATKRKGSLPSMVDPASEGGLFPDIQFWKQCADPVLAQDPFSSLMSALFCLPVQFLSSAEFFIPFVHLFYVVCAIQALITCYGEETFDRSNFNDCLLNDVCKTMSGYDIAREYFVSKYIDPSCHPKDMVRRLTYPYLRRSTLLWELLRSSATSPLYDGFNIWEGSHLYLSNSTQDGSSSLAMELNGLRELEDLFQIQSLDLILQDESVHMLALKWSQHFCEDYNPRKYRGTLFSTPAVPFRLMQLPDVYQVLLERYVKMQCPDCGSVPDEPALCLLCGKLCSPSWKPCCRTGKCQNHALQCGAGIGIFLLVRKTTILLQRSARLAFWPSLYLDAFGEEDHEMQRGKPLYLSQERYTALTYLVASHSLDRTSEVLRQTTISFYD, via the exons ATGCAAGAAATGCTGACTTTTCTTATACAATTGGTTAAAGAGCGTCGTTTTTGTGGGCTTTCCACAGCAGACAACTTGAGGAGAGAACTGATTTACAAGTTAGCTATTGGAGACGCCACTCATAGCCAAATTGTTAAGTCTCTTCCTCGCGATCTTTCGTCAAGTGACCAACTTCAAAATGTTCTGGATTCGCTGGCAGCTTATTCTAATCCATCTGGCATGAAGCAG GGTAAGTATGTACTTCGCAAATCATGCTGGAAGGAATTGGACCTGTATCACCCCCGCTGGAATTCCAGGGAATTGCAAATTGCCGAGGAGAGATATTACCGTTTCTGCAAAATTTCTGCCCTTAATGCTCAGCTACCTCGGTGGACTCATGTTTTTAACCCCCTCAGAAGTATTTCTAACATTGCAACCTCGAAGGCTGTCCTTCAGATTGTTCGCGCCGTTCTTTTTTATGCTGTTTACAGTGATGCATCATCGGCATCACGTGCCCCTGATAATGTTCTTGTGACGGGTTTGCATCTGCTTTGGTTGGCACTTGATATATGTGAATCTGAAAGACAGATACATGCTGGTCAGTATGGCATGGACGTGGTGCAGCATGATGATGAATCATGGGTGGTTCTGTCATCTGCAGAAGAGGCTTTCCCCATCTTGACTTACTCCACTGAACTAGTTTCCCCAGTGTCTGACAAAGTAAAGAAAGAAAGCATGTTAACTCTGCTTGTCTCGTTAATGCACAAATACAAAGAAGAGAATGATGCCACCTTTTCTGGATCCAAGTACTGCAATATCCCATCTCTCATTGAAATCTTATTAAAGAAGTTTGCCAAGTTAAGTAAGGAGTGCATGGTTACATTGAGACAAATGGCACCGCATATAGTGCCTTCTACACCTGATCATACCAGTACCAAAGAAAGCCTAGGATCTTCTTCAGATTCCATGGAAAAGAAAGCAAAAGCACGCCAACGCCAAGCTGAAATTATG GCGAAAATGAGGGCAGAGCAGTCCAAGTTTGCTGAAAGTATGAAGTCATCAGAAAATGAGGGGCATGATGTTACTATGTTGGAGACAGATGTGTCCAGTTCAACTGGAGTTGTGTCTGAGGAGTCCCTACCAGTTTGCTCTCTGTGCCGGGACTCAGATTCCAAAAGCCCTCTCTGCTACTTAATCCTTCTTCAG AAATCTCGACTTGCAACCTTTGTTGAGATGGGTAATCCATCCTGGGAAAATCCAGCTCAAGTAAACAAGACTGTATCAGTCAAAAGGGAAGACTCAACTGATTCCTCGGTATCTGGTTCTTCAACTTCTGAGGAACTTGTCAATGATACAACAGTAGAGCCATCATTTGATATAGACAACATGGAGGTTGATGCCTTTCTTGATTTTTCTAATGAGCAACATCCACTGATTAGATATATATCATCTTTCCCAACTGGGCATAGCAACAGCACTGCAGATGAAAATGTCTCGCTTGAGGCAATTGAGGCTGACATTTACAGTTCTATTTTAAATGATCTATTTGGATCCAGCAATGCACATATTCAGGATAGTGACCAAATGTTGCCATCAAATACTTCAAACATCACAGTTGATACCAAGAGAACTAGAAGCCCCAAGCGTTCAGTGCTGGGAACATATGTTAGTTGCCTTTCAGCAAAACACCGCCATTCTTCTCTGTACGATGTAGCCTCAAAATCTTCTGCCTCTGTAACTACAAGAAACAGATTTGGTCCTGTTGATTGTGATGGCATCCATATATCTTCTTGTGGACATGCCGTGCATCAGGAATGTCATGATCGATATTTGTTCTCCTTGAAACAAAG ATATGTCCGGAgacttggttttgaaggtggTCATATAGTTGATCCTGATCTG GGAGAATTGCTTTGTCCAGTATGTCGCAGATTTGCAAATTCCATTCTTCCAGCATCACCTGATTTCTCTGGTAAAACATCAAGGATGGTGAGACCATTTGTTCAAACCTTGACACCTCAAGTTGTTACAACTACATCAGATGTGAATAGAAATTGCTTACAGTTCCCTCGCGCACTATCTCTTCTTGAAAGTGCTGGAAAAATCGTTGGAGAAAGCAAGTTTTTAAAAGCTATATCTGGGAAGCTTAATGAAACTACAAATCCAGCCCTTGATCCTTGTATTCGAAGATTGGCTATGCTTTACTATCCTCGCAGTCACAGCAGTTTTTCACCATCTAAGAGGCTCAACCCATCCTTATTTCTCTGGGATACACTAAGATACTCTCTGGTATCTACAGAAATCGCTTCTCGTGGTAGGATGTCAAGCCACTCTGCTGAATCGAAGTCCTGCTTGGAGTCTTTGCGTGGTGAACTTAATTCATCAAGTGGGTTCATATTGTCCCTCTTGTTCCATGCTGCTCACTCTGCACGGAATTTGAATCGTCTTGAGGTTCTTCTGAGGTTTGAAGGTATCCAACTATTAGCAGGTTCTATTTGCTCTTGTATTTCGGGTTATAAAGACATTCTGAATGCCACTAAGCGAAAAG GCTCTTTGCCATCGATGGTTGATCCAGCCAGTGAGGGGGGCCTCTTCCCTGATATCCAATTTTGGAAACAATGTGCTGATCCAGTTCTTGCTCAAGATCCATTTTCTTCTTTGATGTCAGCACTTTTCTGTCTGCCTGTTCAGTTTCTATCATCTGCTGAATTCTTCATCCCTTTTGTCCATCTGTTCTATGTTGTTTGTGCCATTCAG GCCCTGATAACATGCTACGGGGAGGAAACTTTTGATCGATCAAACTTCAATGACTGCCTTCTTAATGATGTTTGCAAGACAATGTCAGGATATGATATTGCCAGAGAGTATTTTGTATCCAAATATATCGATCCCTCTTGTCATCCAAAAGACATGGTCCGCAGATTAACATATCCGTATCTTCGGAGAAGTACATTGCTTTGGGAGCTGCTAAGATCATCTGCCACATCGCCCTTGTATGACGGTTTCAATATTTGGGAAGGATCACATCTTTACTTGAGTAATAGCACACAAGACGGCAGTTCTTCACTGGCAATGGAACTGAACGGATTAAGAGAATTGGAAGACCTGTTTCAGATTCAGTCGCTGGATCTGATTCTCCAAGATGAATCTGTACACATGCTGGCCTTAAAATGGTCTCAACATTTCTGTGAAGATTACAATCCCCGTAAATATAGAGGCACTCTCTTTTCTACCCCTGCAGTTCCATTTAGGCTGATGCAACTACCAGATGTATACCAGGTTCTCCTAGAAAG ATATGTCAAGATGCAATGCCCTGATTGTGGCTCAGTGCCTGATGAACCGGCACTGTGTTTGCTTTGTGGCAAACTATGTTCGCCTAGTTGGAAACCATGCTGCAG GACTGGTAAATGCCAGAATCATGCATTGCAATGTGGTGCTGGTATTGGCATATTTCTTCTAGTGAGG AAAACAACAATCCTGTTGCAGCGATCTGCTCGTCTGGCCTTTTGGCCGTCTCTATACCTTGATGCTTTTGGAGAGGAG GATCATGAAATGCAGAGAGGAAAGCCTTTATATCTAAGTCAAGAAAGATACACAGCGCTGACGTATCTG GTGGCATCTCATAGCCTTGACCGAACTTCTGAAGTTCTTCGGCAAACGACCATCAGCTTTTATGATTGA